A part of Rickettsia canadensis str. McKiel genomic DNA contains:
- the mnmE gene encoding tRNA uridine-5-carboxymethylaminomethyl(34) synthesis GTPase MnmE → METIFAQSSAFGKAGVAVFRISGPKSLEVLQLLTGRKDFKSRLMYYQQITFPESGELIDNAMVVYFKSPGSFTGEDVAEIYTHGSKAISIMLINALLNIPNIRLAEAGEFTKRAFLNNKFDLTAAEGIADLINAETIMQHRQAIRQAGGALEELYNNWREQLLQIISLLEAYIDFPDEDIPDSILNKVNNTHTNLINEISNYLNDNRRGELLNSGLKLAIIGPPNAGKSSLLNFLMQRDIAIVSNIAGTTRDIIEGHLDIGGYPIILQDTAGIREESSDIIEQEGIKRAINSAKTADIKIIMFDAEKLDSSINEGIIDLIDENTIIIINKIDLIEPSKIFLIEDKYKCLRVSIKNNIALNDILKNIENIAENMAGFTETPYITNQRHRHYLKQGLTYLKNFTLDNDLVLATEDIRMTVRCIGTITGVINVNEILGEIFKNFCIGK, encoded by the coding sequence GGTAAAGCAGGCGTAGCGGTTTTTAGGATTTCCGGTCCTAAAAGCTTAGAAGTGTTGCAGCTACTTACCGGGAGAAAGGACTTTAAATCGAGATTAATGTATTATCAACAAATTACTTTCCCTGAGAGCGGCGAACTAATTGATAATGCTATGGTAGTTTATTTTAAGTCACCAGGTAGCTTTACAGGTGAAGACGTAGCAGAGATTTATACGCATGGTAGTAAAGCTATTTCTATAATGCTTATTAATGCATTGTTAAATATACCGAATATTCGTTTAGCGGAAGCTGGAGAATTTACCAAAAGAGCTTTTTTAAATAATAAGTTTGATTTAACGGCTGCTGAAGGAATAGCTGATTTAATTAATGCTGAAACTATTATGCAGCATAGGCAAGCAATTAGACAAGCAGGTGGGGCTCTTGAAGAATTATATAATAATTGGCGAGAACAGTTACTTCAAATTATCTCTTTACTTGAGGCTTATATAGATTTTCCTGATGAAGATATACCGGATAGCATCCTTAACAAGGTTAATAACACTCATACAAACCTTATAAATGAAATATCTAATTATCTTAACGACAATAGACGAGGAGAACTACTAAATAGCGGTCTTAAGCTTGCAATTATCGGACCGCCGAATGCAGGTAAGTCTAGCCTACTAAACTTCTTAATGCAAAGAGATATAGCAATTGTCTCAAATATCGCAGGCACTACTAGAGATATAATTGAGGGCCATTTAGACATTGGCGGCTATCCTATTATTTTGCAAGATACAGCAGGTATAAGAGAAGAAAGTAGCGACATTATAGAGCAAGAAGGTATAAAAAGAGCTATAAATTCAGCTAAAACAGCGGATATCAAAATTATTATGTTTGATGCTGAGAAATTAGATTCATCTATAAATGAAGGTATTATAGATTTAATTGATGAAAATACTATCATTATAATCAATAAAATCGATTTAATTGAACCGAGCAAAATATTTTTAATTGAAGATAAATATAAATGCTTAAGGGTTTCAATTAAGAATAATATAGCCTTAAACGATATATTGAAAAATATTGAAAATATTGCCGAAAATATGGCAGGATTTACTGAAACACCTTACATAACAAATCAACGTCATCGTCATTATTTAAAACAAGGTCTTACCTATTTAAAAAATTTCACTCTAGATAATGATTTAGTCCTAGCAACTGAAGATATTAGAATGACTGTACGCTGCATCGGTACTATTACAGGCGTTATTAATGTGAACGAAATACTAGGCGAGATCTTTAAAAATTTCTGCATAGGGAAATGA
- a CDS encoding DUF5460 family protein, which yields MAPVLNINLKCFMPIFTNEMVSSLPGNTKHIIYKLGNTILSSVYNTVAGSFTNGYLVEHIKCNWAGIFNHLAKVHNDLSVVTQQCTEIKIPIKSIVTYGNSTSVILEEGKHLLQNVSLVELKECTTTEGEAILQEHNTKMLVNNLRDILNHLEITLNNAQAVGENIFNLLNIPVKFTTDNLKIILEDFNITLDDISPREVGKNILDLINKPFTEATTPTTTTASPNDDTNGNESWGYVIGAVGFIAASLMLAKYGWDWYKERTNNKEFAQLEYGNLKYQILNSNKDILDTIFKIKDLDDIIKMLDKLENTDWCTRINNKSIITLTSQDYDLVGLKTTMENLNQEFKNLNSLDKIFSNICSLGKILNNIYSFIKPSVNNCLTNNPIIPYKITIKTFEEILQSIRNLENNKISIKEQFPLYEDSFQQLFSMLPIENTYAEYTHEDTFLIGESSSGV from the coding sequence ATGGCACCTGTATTAAATATAAATTTAAAATGTTTCATGCCTATATTTACAAATGAAATGGTGAGTAGCTTACCTGGAAATACAAAGCATATTATTTATAAGTTAGGCAATACTATACTTTCATCAGTATATAATACTGTTGCAGGAAGTTTTACTAATGGTTATTTAGTTGAGCATATAAAATGTAATTGGGCAGGAATCTTTAATCATTTAGCAAAAGTACATAATGATTTATCAGTAGTAACTCAACAATGTACAGAGATTAAAATCCCTATAAAGTCTATTGTTACTTATGGAAACAGTACTAGTGTTATTTTAGAAGAAGGCAAACACTTACTTCAAAACGTTAGCCTAGTAGAGTTAAAGGAATGCACTACTACCGAAGGTGAAGCCATTCTACAAGAGCATAATACCAAAATGCTTGTTAATAATTTGAGAGATATTTTAAATCATTTGGAAATAACTTTGAACAATGCTCAAGCAGTAGGAGAAAACATTTTTAATTTATTGAATATACCAGTCAAATTCACTACTGATAATCTTAAGATTATTCTAGAGGATTTCAACATAACTTTGGATGATATATCACCTAGAGAAGTAGGGAAAAACATTTTAGATCTAATAAATAAACCTTTCACTGAGGCAACCACTCCCACTACCACTACAGCAAGCCCTAACGATGATACAAATGGCAATGAATCGTGGGGTTATGTTATTGGAGCAGTAGGATTTATAGCAGCCTCATTGATGTTAGCTAAATATGGATGGGATTGGTATAAGGAAAGAACTAATAATAAAGAATTCGCACAACTAGAATATGGAAATTTAAAATATCAAATTTTAAATTCTAATAAAGATATATTAGATACGATTTTTAAAATTAAAGATTTAGATGATATAATTAAAATGTTAGATAAATTAGAGAATACTGATTGGTGTACACGAATAAATAATAAAAGTATAATAACATTAACTTCACAAGACTACGATTTAGTAGGTCTAAAAACAACAATGGAAAATTTAAACCAAGAATTTAAAAATTTAAATTCTTTAGATAAAATATTCTCTAATATATGTTCTCTAGGCAAGATACTGAATAACATATATTCTTTTATAAAGCCTAGTGTTAATAACTGTCTTACTAATAATCCTATTATACCGTATAAAATAACAATAAAAACCTTTGAAGAGATATTGCAAAGTATTAGAAATCTAGAAAATAATAAAATTAGTATTAAAGAGCAATTTCCTCTTTATGAAGATAGTTTTCAGCAACTATTTAGTATGTTACCAATTGAGAATACCTATGCTGAGTATACACATGAAGATACTTTTTTAATAGGGGAGTCAAGCTCAGGTGTGTAA
- the recA gene encoding recombinase RecA: MSNTDKERAIAAALAQIEKSYGKGSVMKLGQRPNIDIEAVSTGSLGLDMALGIGGVPKGRIIEIFGPESSGKTTLTLHLIAEAQKKGGTCAFIDAEHALDPAYAKKLGVNIDELIISQPDTGEQALEITDTLIRSGGIDMVIIDSVAALVPKSEIEGEMGDAQMASQARLMSQALRKLTASISRTNCIAVFINQIRMKIGVMFGSPETTTGGNALKFYASVRIDIRRIGSIKDKEEVIGSQTKVKVVKNKVSPPFKTADFDIMYGSGISKEGEIIDLGVKLDIVEKSGSWFSYNNVRIGQGRENVKQYLKEHPQIANEIEKIIREKSSKITNMNLDQMEEEND, translated from the coding sequence ATGTCAAATACAGATAAAGAAAGAGCAATTGCCGCAGCACTCGCACAAATCGAAAAAAGCTACGGTAAAGGTTCAGTAATGAAACTAGGTCAGCGTCCAAATATTGATATAGAAGCTGTATCGACTGGCTCACTTGGGCTAGATATGGCTCTTGGAATCGGCGGCGTTCCCAAAGGTAGAATCATTGAGATTTTTGGTCCTGAAAGCTCAGGTAAAACTACTCTAACATTGCATCTAATTGCCGAAGCACAGAAAAAAGGTGGCACATGTGCTTTTATTGATGCCGAGCATGCTCTGGATCCTGCTTATGCTAAAAAATTAGGCGTAAATATTGATGAACTTATTATTTCACAGCCCGATACAGGTGAACAAGCCTTAGAAATTACTGATACTTTAATCCGTTCAGGCGGTATTGACATGGTAATAATAGATAGTGTCGCCGCTTTAGTACCTAAATCAGAAATTGAAGGAGAAATGGGTGATGCACAAATGGCATCTCAAGCAAGATTAATGAGCCAGGCTTTGCGTAAGCTTACCGCTTCAATTTCCCGTACTAACTGTATTGCCGTTTTCATCAACCAAATCAGAATGAAAATAGGAGTAATGTTTGGTAGCCCTGAAACTACAACAGGCGGTAATGCCTTAAAATTCTATGCTTCAGTTAGAATAGACATAAGAAGAATCGGTTCTATTAAAGATAAAGAAGAAGTAATAGGTAGCCAAACTAAAGTAAAAGTAGTTAAAAACAAAGTATCACCTCCATTTAAAACTGCAGATTTTGATATAATGTACGGCTCAGGTATTTCAAAAGAAGGTGAAATAATCGATCTTGGAGTTAAGCTTGATATTGTTGAGAAATCCGGTTCGTGGTTTTCCTATAATAACGTACGCATCGGTCAAGGTCGTGAAAACGTCAAACAATATTTAAAAGAACATCCACAAATTGCCAACGAAATTGAGAAAATAATACGTGAAAAATCATCAAAAATTACTAATATGAATCTTGATCAAATGGAGGAAGAAAATGATTGA
- the fabG gene encoding 3-oxoacyl-ACP reductase FabG, translated as MIDLTGKTSLITGASGGIGGAIARLLHKLGSHVIISGSNEAKLKSLGNVLKDHYTIEICNLANKEECSNLISKTSKLDILVCNAGITSDMLAIRMKNEDFDKVIDINLKANFILNREAIKKMMQNRYGRIINISSIVGVSGNPGQANYCAAKAGLIGMTKSLSYEVATRGITVNAVAPGFIKSDMTDKLNEKQKEMIVQKIPLGTYGMPEDVANTVAFLASDQSSYITGQTIHVNGGMLMV; from the coding sequence ATGATTGATTTAACAGGCAAAACTTCTTTAATTACAGGAGCTTCAGGAGGTATAGGCGGAGCTATAGCGAGGTTACTACACAAACTCGGAAGCCATGTAATTATTAGTGGTAGTAATGAGGCAAAATTAAAATCCCTTGGAAATGTTTTAAAAGATCATTATACAATAGAAATATGCAACCTTGCAAATAAGGAAGAATGCAGCAATTTAATATCTAAAACATCAAAGCTAGATATTTTAGTATGTAATGCTGGTATTACTAGCGATATGCTAGCCATTAGAATGAAAAATGAAGATTTTGACAAAGTTATTGATATTAATTTAAAAGCAAATTTTATTTTAAATCGTGAAGCAATAAAAAAAATGATGCAAAACAGGTATGGACGCATTATCAACATATCTTCAATAGTAGGGGTTTCAGGCAACCCTGGGCAAGCTAATTATTGTGCTGCTAAAGCAGGTTTAATCGGTATGACCAAATCACTCTCTTATGAAGTTGCAACCAGAGGTATTACGGTTAATGCAGTAGCTCCAGGATTTATTAAGTCTGATATGACCGATAAACTGAACGAAAAACAAAAAGAAATGATAGTACAGAAAATTCCGCTAGGTACTTACGGTATGCCGGAAGATGTGGCAAACACAGTCGCATTTTTAGCAAGCGATCAATCATCATATATTACCGGTCAAACTATACATGTAAACGGTGGTATGTTAATGGTATAA
- the acpP gene encoding acyl carrier protein: MEFKIMSTTDKIEQKVIEMVAEKLNKDKSIITTDSRFIEDLKADSLDTVELMMAIEVEYGIDIPDDEATKIKTVSDVIQYIKERQS; the protein is encoded by the coding sequence ATGGAGTTTAAAATTATGAGTACAACGGACAAGATCGAGCAGAAAGTTATTGAAATGGTTGCTGAAAAGCTAAATAAAGATAAATCGATAATCACTACGGATTCAAGATTTATAGAAGATTTGAAAGCTGATAGCCTCGATACCGTAGAGTTAATGATGGCAATAGAAGTGGAATACGGTATTGATATACCTGATGATGAAGCAACTAAAATTAAAACTGTATCCGATGTTATACAATATATCAAAGAACGTCAATCTTAA
- the fabF gene encoding beta-ketoacyl-ACP synthase II — protein MSNQRVNKRVVITGLGLVTPVGLNVSTSWKNIVNGVSGIKTITEFDTSKLACKIAGFIDNSEKDGFKLENFIQDNDVNRLSKMDKFIHYGVAAATEAVEDSGWLPEDEKSRDRTGVVLGSGIGGLKMIEDTSIKFYQENNGKVSPFFIPASLINLLSGLVSIKYGFSGPNQAAVTACSTGAHAIGDAMRMIKHGYVDVMVAGGAEAPITPVGVAGFVAARALCTKYNDNPEKASRPWDKDRSGFVMGEGAGVVVLEEYEHAVNRGAKIYGEVIGYGSTGDAYHMTAPHPEGRGAYRAMRDAMLDAVITPDMIDYINAHGTSTNLGDAIELNAVQKLFLEVNPKILMSSTKSSIGHLLGAAGSVEFIFSALAIRDQIAPPTLNLEKPMDEVKIDLVQLKARDTKIDYVLSNSFGFGGTNASLVIKKI, from the coding sequence ATGTCGAATCAAAGAGTAAATAAAAGAGTAGTGATTACCGGACTTGGACTTGTTACTCCTGTTGGACTTAATGTTAGTACATCTTGGAAAAATATTGTAAATGGGGTAAGCGGTATAAAAACTATTACGGAATTTGACACTTCTAAACTTGCGTGTAAAATTGCCGGCTTTATAGATAACTCTGAGAAAGATGGTTTTAAACTTGAAAATTTCATACAGGATAATGACGTTAATAGACTAAGTAAAATGGATAAATTTATCCATTACGGAGTAGCAGCCGCAACCGAAGCAGTTGAAGATAGTGGCTGGTTACCCGAAGATGAAAAATCTCGTGATAGAACCGGTGTGGTATTAGGTTCAGGAATCGGCGGACTTAAAATGATCGAAGATACCTCTATCAAATTTTATCAAGAAAATAACGGCAAAGTTAGTCCATTCTTTATTCCAGCTTCATTAATTAATCTTTTATCGGGTCTTGTTTCTATAAAATATGGTTTTAGTGGCCCGAACCAAGCAGCAGTAACAGCTTGCTCTACAGGAGCACATGCTATAGGCGATGCTATGCGTATGATAAAACACGGCTATGTAGACGTTATGGTCGCAGGCGGTGCAGAAGCTCCCATTACACCTGTTGGAGTTGCAGGTTTCGTCGCAGCTAGAGCTCTTTGTACTAAATATAACGATAATCCTGAAAAAGCATCAAGACCCTGGGATAAAGATCGCAGCGGCTTTGTTATGGGTGAAGGAGCAGGCGTTGTAGTTTTAGAAGAATATGAACATGCCGTAAATCGTGGGGCTAAAATTTACGGTGAAGTTATAGGATACGGTTCGACGGGTGATGCATATCATATGACAGCTCCACATCCTGAAGGTAGAGGAGCTTATAGAGCAATGAGAGACGCAATGCTAGATGCAGTTATCACTCCTGATATGATTGATTATATTAATGCACACGGTACTTCTACTAACCTTGGTGATGCAATTGAATTAAACGCTGTTCAAAAATTATTTTTAGAAGTTAATCCAAAAATTTTAATGTCTTCTACTAAATCATCAATAGGACATTTGCTTGGTGCAGCAGGAAGTGTTGAGTTTATCTTTTCAGCTCTTGCAATTAGAGATCAGATTGCACCACCAACCTTAAACTTAGAAAAACCTATGGATGAGGTTAAAATAGATTTAGTACAATTAAAAGCTAGAGACACTAAAATAGACTATGTACTGTCTAATTCTTTCGGCTTTGGCGGTACTAATGCTAGTTTAGTGATTAAGAAGATTTAG